A segment of the Pirellulales bacterium genome:
TAACCGGCCGAGTCGGGTCGTTAGAGTCTGACTGGTTCGCCTGGATACAACCGCGCGGCCGCTGGCAGCGCGATGCTGGCGGCTCATAGCAGCATTCCCATCCAGGCAAAATAGCTGATGGCGCCGATGGCAATCGGAATGCCATAGGGGAGCAAGAGCATGCTCGGTTTGCGCTCGGCGGCGATGGCCGCCAGTTGGTTGGGATCTCGGATGGTGACTATCTCGTTCAAGATCACCAGGAATTGATCGCGATGGCGAGCGATGCCGCGCGTCCAGACGATCATGCCGACCGCGATGACGGCGCCGACCACGGCGGAGACGCAGAAGGCCTGAAAAGTGACGGTTCCCCAGACCCAAGCGCCGACGCCGGCGAGCAGTTTGACATCTCCCGCGCCCATGCCGCCAATGGCGTAGGCCGGCAGCAACAAGCCCAGGCCGACGGCGGTGCCGCAGAGGCTCCAGCCCAATCCGGCCCAGCCATAGAACAGGACGCTATAGAGCCAGCCCGAGATAATCATGGGAAAGGTGAGCCAATTGGGGACTTTGAGCTTGTAGCCGTCGATGACCGCGGCGACCACCAGGACGACGCTCACCACCCAGACGTGCCAGTTTTCGGCCAGGCCTCTTGCCAACGTCTCGCAACCGCTCATCGCATGCTCCTCGGAACTGCCAGGTAAGTTGAGTTTTTGAAATGTAGGTCGCGCCGGCCGACTCAGGCGCGGGATTGCAACAGAAAACCGATCAGAGCGACCACGGCGGTAACGATCCAGATCAGCGACTGGCCGGCGGCGGCCAGCATGTCGGCGGAGTGGATAGGAAACATCAGGCGCCTCGCTGTGTTGCTTTCGCGCGCCGCCAGTCCGCAAGCGCAATTGACCCCTCGAGACCAGGACAGCCTCGAGGGGCCATGGATTGCGATGCCTAGGTCGGCGCCGAAATCGACCCGGTGAACACTAGCTCGAAGCGGCCAGCGAAGCGGCGACG
Coding sequences within it:
- a CDS encoding A24 family peptidase, yielding MSGCETLARGLAENWHVWVVSVVLVVAAVIDGYKLKVPNWLTFPMIISGWLYSVLFYGWAGLGWSLCGTAVGLGLLLPAYAIGGMGAGDVKLLAGVGAWVWGTVTFQAFCVSAVVGAVIAVGMIVWTRGIARHRDQFLVILNEIVTIRDPNQLAAIAAERKPSMLLLPYGIPIAIGAISYFAWMGMLL